A region from the Geobacter benzoatilyticus genome encodes:
- the dinB gene encoding DNA polymerase IV yields the protein MNSTIMHVDQNAFFASVEQAANPALQGKPIAVVGGSGRTVITTSSYEARAKGVKTGMAVWEAKRACPELLIVVGDNKKYQYISTEINRIFRDYTPEVEAFSIDESWLDVTRSLSIFGSAADIARKIKSRIRHEFNITCSIGIAPNKLLAKLASDMEKPDGLTILRPEDVPRVLENMPVQELCGIGKKMQQHLNMMNIYTCGELGRFDEARLTGKFGIVGKRLKEMGQGVDNSPVVPYGEEDDVKSVSHSRTLDQDISDPGEIRRFLLQLSEMVGSRARRYGVTGRTIHLYVRYADFFSSWGKQTTLLSYVNRTDEIYKTAVSILETVELEQPVRLLGIGLSSLRHQSEQLPLFEEERKKTEALKAMDEVNARFGVMSVTFGTLVPGKEKAGSRVIPPSWRPDGISKIDVH from the coding sequence ATGAACAGCACCATAATGCATGTTGATCAGAATGCCTTTTTTGCCTCGGTCGAGCAGGCGGCCAACCCGGCATTGCAGGGCAAGCCAATTGCTGTTGTCGGCGGTTCCGGCAGAACGGTGATAACTACCAGCTCCTACGAGGCCAGGGCCAAGGGGGTTAAGACCGGTATGGCGGTGTGGGAGGCTAAGAGAGCCTGTCCGGAACTGCTTATCGTGGTGGGTGATAACAAGAAGTACCAGTACATTTCCACCGAGATCAACAGGATCTTTCGCGATTATACCCCCGAGGTGGAGGCATTCAGCATCGACGAATCCTGGCTGGATGTTACCCGCTCCCTCTCGATCTTCGGGTCGGCAGCAGATATCGCTCGCAAGATCAAATCCCGTATCAGGCATGAGTTCAACATCACTTGCTCCATCGGCATTGCTCCCAACAAGCTCCTGGCCAAGCTGGCCAGTGACATGGAGAAGCCTGACGGACTCACCATTTTGCGGCCGGAGGATGTGCCGCGGGTTCTGGAAAACATGCCGGTTCAGGAGCTGTGCGGCATCGGCAAAAAGATGCAGCAGCACCTGAATATGATGAACATTTACACTTGCGGGGAGTTGGGGCGGTTTGATGAAGCCCGCCTGACCGGGAAGTTCGGCATCGTAGGGAAGCGTTTGAAAGAGATGGGGCAGGGCGTGGATAATAGCCCCGTTGTCCCGTATGGTGAAGAAGATGATGTGAAGAGCGTGAGTCATTCAAGGACGCTGGATCAGGATATCTCGGACCCCGGGGAGATCAGGCGTTTTCTATTGCAGTTGTCGGAGATGGTGGGCAGCAGGGCCAGGCGCTATGGGGTGACTGGAAGGACAATTCACCTCTACGTCCGGTATGCGGACTTCTTTTCCTCCTGGGGAAAACAGACTACTCTGCTCTCTTATGTGAACCGTACCGATGAGATCTACAAGACGGCGGTTTCGATTCTGGAGACGGTGGAACTGGAGCAACCGGTCAGGCTGCTCGGCATCGGTCTGTCGAGCCTCCGGCACCAGTCTGAACAGTTGCCGCTATTCGAGGAGGAAAGGAAGAAAACTGAGGCACTAAAAGCAATGGACGAAGTCAATGCCCGGTTCGGTGTCATGTCGGTTACGTTTGGTACACTGGTGCCTGGCAAGGAAAAGGCAGGGAGTCGTGTAATTCCGCCCAGCTGGCGTCCGGACGGGATTAGCAAGATAGATGTTCACTAA
- a CDS encoding PEP-CTERM/exosortase system-associated acyltransferase, with protein sequence MMSIEANTRIKSSAENSFNLKEAYDHWFDVIPANTPGLVERANRLRYQVYCVENNYEDPSAHPYGIERDEYDRRSVHRLLADRTSGSIAGTVRLILPAHKPEESFPIQGICKSPRLSDPKMFYPGRAAEISRFCISKEFRQTLLPEESACETTPWSDTGKQDLIPYITLGLMKGIVQMSAEHGVTDLFAVMEPSLLRLLTRFGIFFKPIGPIVQYHGMRQPCYENVEKLLGKIWNIRKDVWEVITEEGTLLDQLKNKHNAAASCKFTQMKRCAVPMHAC encoded by the coding sequence ATGATGTCCATAGAAGCCAATACCAGGATCAAATCTTCAGCGGAAAACTCTTTTAACCTCAAAGAAGCCTACGATCATTGGTTTGATGTAATCCCCGCCAATACACCCGGCCTTGTGGAAAGGGCCAACCGCCTGAGATACCAGGTATATTGCGTTGAGAACAATTATGAGGATCCGTCTGCCCACCCGTACGGCATCGAGCGGGACGAGTATGACAGACGCTCCGTCCACAGACTGCTGGCCGACAGAACATCCGGCTCAATTGCCGGCACAGTGAGGCTAATACTTCCCGCCCATAAACCTGAAGAAAGCTTCCCCATCCAGGGGATCTGCAAAAGTCCGCGCCTCTCTGATCCCAAGATGTTTTATCCGGGGAGGGCCGCCGAAATATCCAGATTCTGCATATCCAAGGAATTCAGACAGACGCTGCTCCCCGAAGAATCGGCATGCGAAACCACGCCATGGTCCGATACCGGCAAGCAGGATCTTATTCCCTACATCACTCTCGGGCTTATGAAGGGCATTGTACAGATGAGCGCCGAGCATGGCGTAACCGACTTGTTTGCCGTAATGGAACCTTCTCTGCTGCGCCTTCTCACCCGCTTCGGCATTTTTTTCAAACCGATCGGCCCCATCGTCCAATACCACGGCATGCGGCAGCCCTGCTATGAAAACGTGGAAAAACTGCTAGGGAAGATATGGAACATCCGCAAGGATGTCTGGGAGGTGATTACTGAGGAAGGAACCTTGCTTGATCAATTAAAAAACAAGCACAACGCTGCGGCATCCTGTAAATTCACCCAAATGAAAAGATGCGCGGTTCCCATGCATGCCTGCTGA
- a CDS encoding CAAX prenyl protease-related protein has protein sequence MNSSIFHRVLPFALFMACIGAEEALRFFSRQGFIHITPETFLYTYPIRVILAGMALFFARSKYCEIKLWDLASPIKSVVSIALGVAVFILWINMDWILQNHGAPQGFNPTLIPDAAARNLMTAFRLAGAAIVVPIMEELFWRSFLIRYIIHKDFESVPVGLFTWPSFLISAVLFGLEHHYVLAGIMAGIAYNVLLYYTKSIAHCILSHSITNLLLGIYVLQTGKWHFW, from the coding sequence ATGAATTCTTCGATTTTTCACAGGGTTCTCCCCTTCGCCCTTTTTATGGCCTGCATCGGTGCTGAAGAAGCGCTTCGATTTTTCTCGCGCCAGGGATTTATCCATATCACGCCGGAAACGTTTCTTTATACCTATCCGATAAGGGTCATTCTCGCAGGCATGGCTCTCTTTTTTGCCCGCTCTAAGTATTGCGAAATAAAACTCTGGGATCTCGCATCTCCCATTAAAAGCGTAGTCAGCATCGCCCTCGGGGTTGCCGTATTTATCCTCTGGATCAATATGGACTGGATACTCCAAAACCACGGAGCGCCCCAGGGATTCAATCCAACGCTCATCCCCGACGCCGCTGCCCGCAACCTCATGACGGCATTCAGGCTGGCTGGCGCCGCCATAGTCGTGCCCATCATGGAAGAGCTCTTCTGGCGGTCATTCCTGATTCGCTATATCATCCATAAAGATTTCGAATCCGTCCCTGTCGGACTCTTCACGTGGCCATCATTTCTCATATCTGCCGTACTCTTCGGCCTGGAACACCATTATGTCCTTGCCGGCATTATGGCAGGCATCGCATACAACGTTCTGCTCTATTATACCAAGAGCATTGCACACTGCATTCTTTCGCACTCGATAACGAATCTTCTTCTCGGAATATATGTCCTGCAAACGGGAAAATGGCATTTCTGGTGA
- a CDS encoding PEP-CTERM/exosortase system-associated acyltransferase — protein MEDIYRLRYKVYCDEWGFEEPEDHPHGIETDEYDNHSVHFAAFREDDGSLIGTVRLIQSSDLGLPMLKHCALDIDTSAFKDSIVGEISRLAISKELRRRGPDKALYDDGIRELEEENIPISVKERRKNENAIVLGLYRCLYKESLEKGITHWYAVMARGLYLLLKKISIIPRQIGPEVNYHGLRAPYLLDLVQIMDYLKEKNPCLYHHFKD, from the coding sequence ATGGAAGACATTTATCGCCTCCGCTACAAGGTATATTGCGATGAATGGGGCTTTGAAGAACCGGAAGATCACCCCCATGGCATCGAGACCGATGAATATGACAACCATTCGGTTCATTTCGCGGCTTTTCGTGAGGATGACGGTAGCCTGATAGGGACTGTTCGCCTGATCCAGTCATCCGACCTGGGACTGCCAATGTTGAAACATTGCGCCCTTGATATTGATACATCTGCCTTCAAGGATTCAATTGTAGGGGAGATTTCCCGTTTGGCAATCAGCAAGGAGCTTCGCAGGCGGGGACCCGACAAGGCGCTATACGACGACGGAATCCGGGAGCTGGAAGAGGAGAACATTCCGATATCCGTCAAGGAGCGCAGAAAAAACGAAAATGCGATCGTATTGGGACTGTACCGCTGCCTCTACAAGGAAAGCCTGGAAAAGGGGATAACGCACTGGTATGCAGTGATGGCTCGCGGGCTATATCTTTTGCTCAAGAAAATATCGATAATTCCACGGCAGATCGGGCCGGAGGTCAATTACCACGGATTGAGGGCGCCTTATCTCCTCGATCTGGTGCAGATAATGGATTACCTTAAGGAAAAGAATCCCTGTCTTTATCATCATTTCAAAGATTGA
- a CDS encoding two-component system sensor histidine kinase NtrB: protein MIRSCLFRVDKNLEITFIDSELEHHFGDEARQAVGLPYFYFFPKIYCGSCDAVQQALEEGRTIVVKGVRISCICDELMVDATISPIHDNDSAISGAEVAMVASKRCLSMRESDHLRSLIDIGKVSATLAHGVRNPLNAIKGAVVYLKHRYASDGTFVEFADIIDEEIAKLDAFITRFLSTSLLEMEKSPSDIHLLLEKVMKITSLQAQERKITFVSDYADIPFLDIDAFHLESAILNIVNNAMEAMAHGGTITFRTRTAISSSKKCVTIDICDSGPGVPESEVRTIFCPSGGTVRDKGRGFGLFIAREIVQHHGGSLEILSSKGCGATVRLCLPAESSQGEQYAG from the coding sequence GTGATAAGATCTTGTTTATTTCGTGTAGATAAAAATCTTGAGATTACCTTCATCGACAGCGAGCTGGAGCATCATTTCGGCGACGAGGCACGACAGGCTGTCGGATTACCCTATTTCTATTTTTTCCCCAAGATTTATTGTGGATCATGCGATGCAGTGCAGCAGGCTCTGGAAGAGGGGAGGACAATAGTCGTCAAGGGGGTTCGCATCTCGTGCATCTGTGATGAATTGATGGTAGATGCAACAATTTCTCCCATTCATGACAACGATTCAGCCATCAGCGGCGCAGAAGTTGCCATGGTTGCCTCCAAGCGTTGCCTGTCAATGAGGGAGAGTGATCATCTTCGTTCCCTTATTGACATCGGCAAGGTATCGGCGACCCTGGCCCATGGTGTCCGCAACCCTCTGAACGCCATCAAGGGGGCGGTTGTTTATCTGAAGCACCGTTATGCTTCGGATGGAACATTTGTGGAGTTTGCAGACATCATCGATGAAGAGATTGCCAAGCTCGACGCGTTCATAACCCGTTTCCTCAGCACTTCGCTGCTGGAGATGGAAAAATCCCCGAGCGACATCCATCTGCTGCTCGAAAAGGTGATGAAAATCACCTCACTCCAGGCCCAGGAACGCAAAATAACATTTGTCAGCGATTATGCGGATATTCCCTTTCTGGACATCGACGCTTTTCATCTGGAAAGTGCGATCCTGAACATCGTTAATAATGCCATGGAAGCGATGGCCCATGGGGGCACTATCACCTTCAGAACCCGCACGGCAATATCGTCATCAAAGAAATGCGTTACTATAGACATCTGTGACTCAGGCCCGGGGGTTCCCGAAAGCGAGGTTCGAACGATATTTTGTCCTTCCGGCGGTACTGTTCGGGATAAGGGACGGGGATTCGGCCTTTTCATTGCCCGTGAGATTGTCCAGCATCACGGGGGAAGCCTTGAAATATTGAGCTCCAAAGGATGCGGCGCAACGGTGCGGCTCTGTCTCCCCGCGGAAAGTTCCCAGGGGGAGCAATATGCAGGGTAA
- a CDS encoding sigma-54-dependent transcriptional regulator: protein MQGNMHGKVLIVDDEPNALKVLAAILREEGYTVFKAVDVAEAEHTLGKEDIDTVITDMKMPAKDGMQLMEFMAERYPDIPVIFLTAYGSVDSAVHAITRGAFYYFIKPPDYLKLKGILARAVEQRGLKREIEALRRRIPGGTMVRIVGATPAMVHIFETIEAVKDSMSSVLICGETGTGKELIARSLHYGSVRRDKPFVAVNCAAMPRELIESELFGYEKGAFSGAFSRRIGRFEEAAEGTIFLDEIGELEIPLQAKLLRVLQEKEIERIGSNKKIKVNFRLISSTNRNIPAEIAAGAFREDLYYRLNVVQIQVPPLRDRREDVPLLVAELVREYGAREGKALKIDDEVMKAFLSYNWPGNIRQLGNVIERAVVLAKKDRITVKELPDDLKHCAVAEEPRPQVRTLREVEEEAIVTALEESSGNKSQAAKLLGISRKALYKRLSEME from the coding sequence ATGCAGGGTAATATGCACGGCAAGGTGCTCATTGTTGACGATGAGCCGAATGCGCTGAAGGTTCTCGCCGCAATACTGCGGGAGGAAGGATACACGGTATTCAAGGCCGTAGATGTCGCAGAAGCTGAACACACGCTTGGCAAAGAGGATATAGATACGGTAATCACCGACATGAAAATGCCGGCTAAAGACGGCATGCAGCTCATGGAGTTCATGGCGGAGCGTTACCCTGACATCCCGGTCATTTTTCTTACCGCATACGGCTCCGTGGATTCGGCAGTCCATGCCATCACCCGCGGCGCGTTCTACTACTTCATCAAACCCCCCGATTATCTGAAACTTAAAGGAATCCTGGCACGCGCGGTGGAGCAGCGTGGACTCAAGCGCGAAATCGAGGCATTGCGCAGAAGGATTCCCGGCGGAACCATGGTACGCATTGTGGGCGCGACCCCGGCCATGGTCCATATCTTCGAAACAATAGAGGCGGTCAAGGACTCCATGAGCAGCGTGCTCATCTGTGGCGAGACTGGTACCGGCAAGGAGCTTATCGCCCGGTCGCTGCACTATGGGAGCGTGCGGCGTGACAAGCCGTTCGTGGCGGTTAACTGTGCGGCCATGCCCCGTGAGTTGATAGAATCCGAACTGTTCGGCTACGAAAAGGGAGCTTTCAGCGGGGCATTTTCCCGTCGCATCGGGCGCTTTGAAGAGGCGGCGGAGGGAACCATATTCCTCGACGAGATCGGAGAACTGGAGATACCGCTTCAGGCAAAGCTTCTGAGGGTCCTCCAGGAGAAAGAAATTGAACGGATCGGCAGCAACAAGAAGATAAAGGTCAACTTCCGCCTCATTTCATCCACCAACAGGAATATTCCGGCCGAAATAGCCGCGGGGGCGTTTCGCGAAGATCTTTATTACCGGCTAAATGTGGTTCAGATCCAGGTCCCTCCCCTCCGGGATCGCCGTGAAGACGTCCCCCTTCTTGTGGCTGAACTTGTCAGGGAGTACGGTGCCCGCGAAGGGAAAGCCCTCAAAATCGATGACGAAGTCATGAAAGCCTTCCTCAGTTACAATTGGCCCGGAAACATACGTCAATTGGGCAACGTTATCGAGCGCGCCGTCGTCCTGGCAAAAAAGGACCGGATAACGGTCAAGGAACTTCCTGATGATCTGAAGCACTGCGCTGTCGCTGAGGAGCCCCGGCCACAGGTTCGGACGTTGCGAGAGGTTGAGGAAGAGGCGATAGTGACGGCACTTGAGGAGAGTTCCGGAAACAAGTCACAAGCTGCCAAGCTGCTGGGCATATCCCGAAAAGCTCTCTACAAAAGGCTCTCGGAAATGGAATGA
- a CDS encoding DNA-binding response regulator, whose translation MIKIVVLLLRVIFLTLPLTGIHFAEVYGMERETILIIDEAGFSRVCSAILEAEGYRAETILNESPETQAVCNEGVGLVITSYPYGSRFFDDLCRLSSPVIVLTDHISKELLSALEGFENSICMIKPLDYRKFTSLVKEMMTGTYARQGGYSIV comes from the coding sequence ATGATAAAGATTGTTGTGCTTTTATTAAGGGTTATTTTTTTAACATTGCCGTTAACGGGTATCCATTTTGCTGAAGTATACGGCATGGAACGCGAAACGATTCTAATTATTGACGAAGCCGGTTTCTCACGGGTCTGCTCCGCAATTCTCGAGGCGGAGGGATATCGTGCGGAAACCATCCTTAACGAAAGTCCGGAAACGCAAGCGGTATGCAATGAAGGCGTTGGCCTGGTGATAACGAGTTATCCCTACGGTTCGCGCTTTTTTGATGACCTGTGCCGTCTCAGCTCCCCGGTCATTGTCCTGACTGACCATATCAGCAAGGAGCTTCTGTCTGCACTGGAGGGGTTTGAAAATTCAATCTGCATGATCAAGCCGCTTGATTACCGGAAATTCACCTCGCTCGTGAAAGAAATGATGACCGGCACGTATGCGCGCCAGGGAGGGTATAGCATTGTCTAG
- the prsT gene encoding XrtA/PEP-CTERM system TPR-repeat protein PrsT: MMATLAACGGKTKEELYDEAVKELEKGNANGAIVLLKSAVEKDQNYFDARYQLAKAYMKAGKFDQAEKELQKALRQNPSKPEVRLDLARLYNSLGKSDQAISEARAYLSARTGAADGLEVLGVSYLHKKMYPEAEENLRASLNAEPSRTSAMLELARVCLLTNRDEEGKRLIDAIVQKDPKNTSAYYLAAAFEGARGNRDKTLEYLQKIVAIDPADANAAFKMGMIRVGMGQLDQAERIADDLIKRLPHRPEGHQLKGVALYTGKKFDQAVIELQSALKIGQNPGAYYYLGLSHYSRNELEIALSQFRKVLDFSPKFIQARLMSAMILLQQKRIDDAMTEARRALEVDDKSALAHNVLGSAYIAKGMPDEAMKELNRALELDPALVSAHMKKGVVNLARGKRAIGEEELEMAVKVGPDVLNTRYMLASYYIRQNKEARAIEILKGGLRGSKQDAQLYNTMAAASFAGKREKEGIAYLTKARAADPNYHPASLNLAAHYLGKKDFGHAASLYAETLRRDPANIKAMIGLGAISEAQGKVQEAAAYYNRAKETKNPLGYIALASYHVRHKQPAQALSMVNEGLAVSPRNGVLLEMKGELLVADKKYNEAVKVYDELEKIAPARAISLKIGALVAGRNIPKALEQAQKLVAASPKSAAGHLVVASIHESQKDYDRALQEVRNGLAVEPGNSKASMMLGDLYMKKRDIPRAVAAYDAILKKQPKNVPALFAKGTAFDQSGRKKEAAGLYRAVLAVSPNNVAALNNLAYLGADGYAGKAEALKMADRAYRLQPNNPGVMDTYGYVLARSGKGSAAVSLLEKSASMLPKNPAVHYHLALAYNQAGNRAKAKASAQRSLQLGAFPESAAAQQLLAALSR, encoded by the coding sequence ATGATGGCGACTCTCGCCGCTTGCGGCGGGAAAACCAAGGAAGAACTCTACGACGAAGCAGTCAAAGAGCTTGAGAAGGGCAACGCCAACGGCGCGATAGTTCTCCTTAAAAGCGCCGTCGAAAAGGATCAGAACTATTTTGACGCCCGCTACCAGCTGGCAAAGGCCTATATGAAGGCCGGAAAGTTCGACCAGGCCGAAAAGGAATTGCAGAAGGCTCTCCGGCAGAATCCCTCCAAGCCCGAGGTTCGGCTCGACCTGGCAAGGCTCTATAACTCACTGGGCAAGTCTGATCAGGCCATATCCGAAGCCAGGGCGTATCTCTCCGCTCGGACCGGTGCCGCAGACGGGCTTGAAGTGCTTGGCGTGAGCTACCTCCACAAAAAGATGTACCCGGAGGCCGAAGAGAACCTGCGGGCCTCCCTGAACGCCGAACCGTCCCGCACCTCTGCGATGCTTGAACTGGCCCGCGTCTGCCTGCTTACCAACCGGGACGAGGAAGGCAAAAGGCTTATTGATGCCATCGTACAGAAAGACCCCAAAAATACCTCGGCCTATTATCTTGCCGCAGCTTTTGAGGGGGCACGGGGCAATCGCGACAAGACCCTGGAATATTTGCAGAAGATTGTTGCCATCGACCCGGCGGATGCCAATGCTGCTTTCAAGATGGGCATGATACGTGTCGGCATGGGGCAACTCGACCAGGCGGAGCGTATTGCCGATGATCTTATAAAGCGGCTTCCCCATCGTCCGGAGGGGCATCAGCTCAAGGGTGTCGCACTTTACACCGGCAAGAAATTCGATCAGGCGGTAATCGAACTTCAGAGTGCGCTTAAAATCGGCCAAAACCCCGGAGCTTACTACTATCTCGGATTGAGTCATTATTCACGCAACGAGCTGGAAATAGCCCTGAGCCAGTTCCGCAAGGTATTGGACTTCAGCCCTAAATTCATCCAGGCACGGCTCATGTCTGCCATGATCCTGCTTCAGCAGAAGCGGATCGACGATGCCATGACAGAGGCAAGGCGAGCCCTTGAAGTCGATGATAAAAGCGCCCTGGCCCACAACGTGCTCGGAAGTGCCTACATAGCCAAGGGGATGCCGGATGAGGCCATGAAAGAGCTAAATCGTGCCCTTGAGCTGGACCCGGCTCTGGTCAGCGCCCATATGAAAAAGGGGGTCGTAAACCTGGCCCGAGGCAAGAGGGCGATCGGCGAAGAAGAACTGGAAATGGCGGTGAAGGTCGGCCCCGATGTACTCAATACGCGGTATATGCTGGCAAGTTACTATATACGCCAGAACAAGGAAGCCAGGGCCATCGAGATCCTGAAGGGGGGACTGCGGGGCAGCAAGCAGGATGCCCAACTCTATAACACCATGGCTGCAGCCTCCTTTGCCGGCAAGCGGGAAAAGGAAGGGATAGCCTACCTGACTAAAGCGCGTGCGGCTGACCCGAACTATCATCCTGCTTCCCTCAATCTGGCGGCACACTACCTCGGCAAGAAGGACTTCGGCCATGCAGCCTCTTTGTACGCCGAGACATTACGGCGTGATCCGGCCAACATCAAGGCGATGATAGGTCTCGGTGCCATCAGCGAGGCTCAAGGCAAGGTGCAAGAAGCAGCCGCCTATTATAACCGGGCCAAGGAGACGAAAAACCCCCTCGGTTATATCGCCCTGGCATCCTACCATGTACGCCACAAACAGCCTGCCCAGGCCTTGTCCATGGTCAACGAGGGGCTGGCAGTATCCCCGCGCAATGGTGTTCTTCTGGAGATGAAGGGAGAACTGCTTGTTGCGGACAAAAAGTATAACGAAGCGGTCAAAGTCTATGATGAACTGGAAAAAATTGCCCCGGCCCGGGCGATCTCCCTCAAGATCGGAGCGCTGGTGGCTGGCAGGAACATCCCCAAGGCACTCGAACAGGCGCAGAAGCTGGTCGCGGCCTCACCAAAATCTGCCGCCGGACATCTAGTGGTCGCGTCGATCCACGAAAGCCAGAAAGACTATGACCGTGCCCTTCAGGAGGTCAGAAACGGGCTTGCCGTGGAACCCGGCAATTCCAAGGCATCGATGATGCTGGGCGATCTCTATATGAAAAAGCGCGACATCCCCAGGGCCGTTGCTGCCTATGACGCCATACTCAAGAAGCAGCCGAAGAACGTCCCGGCGCTGTTTGCCAAGGGTACGGCCTTTGATCAGTCGGGGCGGAAGAAAGAGGCCGCCGGCCTTTACCGTGCAGTGCTGGCAGTGTCACCGAACAACGTCGCCGCGCTCAACAACCTGGCCTATCTGGGGGCGGACGGTTATGCCGGCAAGGCGGAAGCGCTGAAGATGGCCGATCGTGCGTACCGTCTCCAGCCCAATAACCCCGGCGTCATGGATACCTACGGCTACGTCCTGGCCCGAAGCGGCAAAGGATCCGCTGCCGTCAGTCTGCTTGAAAAATCTGCCTCCATGCTCCCTAAAAACCCTGCCGTGCACTATCACCTTGCACTGGCTTACAACCAGGCGGGCAACAGAGCAAAAGCAAAAGCCAGCGCACAGAGATCTCTCCAGTTGGGTGCTTTCCCGGAGAGTGCTGCCGCGCAGCAACTCCTTGCCGCGTTGTCGCGCTAA
- a CDS encoding TIGR03013 family XrtA/PEP-CTERM system glycosyltransferase encodes MKKMIILLITGDILCTVLALGIAYMVRFGTIPGMESLMTIKGATQVVLLVVAVIFSSFMVEFYNPDKNMKLRERIVFTLISLGVSFLLLSAIFYLAPDLTIGRGLLALALAILGTFQILWHLFCRVSFYHPGLARRVLVLGTGPLAREIGGLVSATNHHHVLAGYFGCPNEPVYVPSQHIVGNGDGLVSAALRERTDKIVVSLSERRGSFPLSEVLNCKFSGIEVIDAPSFYEQVTGKLMIENITPSWFIFSDGFHRTGFGRIAKRSADLALSLFGIILILPILPFVALGVKLTSPGPILFRQVRVGQGDRPFVLYKFRSMRADAEKSSGAVWAQKDDPRVTRFGKFLRTSRLDELPQLYNVLRGDMSLVGPRPERPEFVERLKEVIPYYSERHFVKPGVTGWAQVKYAYGASVDDAIEKLRYDLYYIKNMSLLLDLFIALETVKVMMFGRGSR; translated from the coding sequence ATGAAGAAGATGATAATCCTGCTCATAACCGGAGATATTCTCTGTACGGTCCTTGCCCTGGGCATCGCTTACATGGTCCGGTTCGGCACCATTCCGGGAATGGAAAGTCTCATGACTATCAAGGGAGCTACCCAGGTGGTGCTCCTGGTGGTGGCAGTCATCTTCTCTTCATTCATGGTTGAATTCTATAATCCCGACAAGAACATGAAGTTGAGGGAGCGCATCGTCTTTACGCTTATTTCGCTCGGTGTTTCGTTTCTGCTCCTGTCCGCCATTTTCTATCTTGCACCCGATTTGACCATCGGCAGGGGGCTCCTTGCCTTGGCCCTGGCAATCCTGGGTACCTTTCAGATTCTCTGGCATCTCTTCTGCCGGGTTTCCTTCTACCATCCCGGGTTGGCCCGGCGCGTCCTGGTGCTGGGTACCGGCCCACTGGCGCGGGAAATCGGGGGCCTTGTTTCGGCAACCAACCATCATCATGTGCTGGCAGGTTATTTCGGTTGCCCCAATGAGCCTGTTTACGTTCCGTCGCAGCATATTGTCGGCAATGGCGATGGACTGGTTTCCGCGGCCCTCAGGGAGCGGACCGACAAAATTGTCGTGAGCCTCTCCGAGCGGCGGGGGTCATTCCCCTTAAGCGAAGTGCTAAACTGCAAATTCAGCGGCATCGAAGTCATCGATGCGCCTTCCTTTTACGAACAGGTAACCGGCAAGCTGATGATCGAGAATATCACCCCGAGCTGGTTCATCTTTTCCGATGGCTTCCACAGGACCGGTTTCGGCCGGATTGCGAAGAGAAGCGCTGACCTGGCCCTCTCGCTCTTCGGCATCATTCTGATTCTGCCGATACTTCCGTTTGTAGCACTGGGGGTTAAGCTGACCTCTCCCGGTCCGATTCTGTTCCGGCAGGTGCGCGTGGGGCAGGGCGACCGTCCCTTTGTGCTTTACAAGTTCAGGTCGATGCGTGCCGATGCCGAAAAGTCATCGGGTGCGGTGTGGGCCCAGAAAGACGATCCACGTGTTACCAGGTTCGGGAAATTTTTGCGCACGTCGCGGCTTGACGAACTGCCACAATTGTACAACGTACTCAGGGGTGACATGAGCCTTGTGGGCCCCCGCCCCGAGCGCCCGGAATTTGTCGAAAGGCTCAAGGAAGTCATTCCCTATTATTCCGAACGCCACTTCGTGAAACCAGGCGTAACCGGCTGGGCCCAGGTCAAATATGCATACGGCGCCTCGGTGGACGACGCCATAGAAAAGCTTCGGTACGATCTTTATTACATCAAGAATATGTCCCTTCTCCTCGATCTGTTTATTGCACTTGAAACAGTAAAGGTGATGATGTTCGGTCGCGGGAGCAGGTAG